The Paenibacillus spongiae nucleotide sequence CCTTGTTCGATGGCCATGCGCAATTGCTGCGCCCGAATCTTCCGGAAGGGTCCTCTTATCCGAAAGCCGCATGACCGCAAGGGGCTCATAGACGACCGTTAACGTATCGATTGCAGGCACAACATCGATTATCCAAGCCGCTTCAGCCGCTCTTAACCGTTCGGCCATGCCGGCCATTGCATGGGCGTCCATAGAATCGGGCGCTCCGATGCGCCTGACGACCAGCGCCCTGTCGCCCAGCGGCGCTATGGCAATTTGCGGCTGCATTCCCAAGTCACTCCATTCTCTTCCTGCCGGGCTGCAGCAGCGGCTCCGGCACCTTCATAGAGCCGGACTCCGGCTGCCGTACGGCGGCCTCCCTCCCCCTGCGCTGCCCGTAATTCCCCTTCGCTAATCGCCCGGTCAGGTGGTAAAATAAGAAGTGCCGATAATTCCGCTTCATCTAATAAGGCAAGAACGAATTGGAACGCCATGACAGGAAAGTCTAATTACTACCTAGTTTGTACCATATGAACGGTTTTTGTCCAGCACCTTGGCAGCGCTTTGCAAAAACTTTTTCGTGCAGCCCTTCGTCTAGTCCACAGGAGGAAAAAAACCGATGTTAACCGCCTACAATTTAGGAAAAAAATATAAACAAGAATGGGCGCTCGAGCCTCTCTCCTTCCGGTTGGAAAGAGGGATGTACGGCCTGCTTGGGCCCAATGGCGCCGGGAAGTCGACGCTGATGCGCCTGCTGGCCGGACTAATGGCGCCGTCGACGGGAGAAGCCACTGTCCAGGGGGTTTCCGTCCGCAGCGGCTTGCAGGCCCGAAGCCGCATCGGCTATGTGCCGCAGACATTCCAGATGTATCCGCAGCTTACGGCCCGTGAGCTTCTCCGTCATACAGCCCGCTTGAAAAGCGGCGCCTCCCGCGCCGAGCAGGAGCGGGAAGTGGAACGATTGCTTCACTCCGTCAATCTGGAGGACAAGGCCGATCGACCCGCGCGCACGTATTCGAGCGGCATGGTCAAGCGGCTAGGGATCGCCCAAGCGCTGGTCGGCAGTCCGGACGTCATCATCGTGGACGAGCCGACGACCGGTCTCGATCCCGAGGAGCGTATCCGTCTTCGCAACCTGCTCGCCGAGACGGCTTTAAGAAGCGTTATCCTATTGTCGACGCACATCCTGGGCGATGTCGAAACGAGCTGCAAGGACGTCATTGTATTAACGGACGGTAAGCTCCGGTACAACGGTGCGCTCAGCGGGCTCGCCCGGCATGCCGAGGGAAGGCTGTGGCAGTGGGAAGCCTCCGAGCTGGAATGGCGCGCCATGGCTCAAGAGCGGCTGCTTGCCGCGCGGCGTACGGCAGACGGCGTACTGTGCAGGACGCTCGCCGACGCGCCGCCCACGCCTTACGCACAGCTTGCCGAACCGTCGATGGAGGATGGCTATTTGGCGCTCATTACCGAGCGCCAAGCCAAGCTTGCCGAATGCGCACATTAGCGCTGCAAACCGTTATGGAGCTTCGCCTGCTGCTGCGGCTGCGCTGGCCGCTGCTGCTGCCGCTTGCCGCCGGCGCCTGGATGATACTCGAGACGAGAGAAACCGGCCTTCCCGCTTCGATGGATGTCAACCTGTATGCGGCGAGCGCCCATGACTTGCTTATGATCTTCGTCCCAATGGTTCCTATCCTGCTCGGCGTTTATCTGATGCGGCGCGATACATTGAATACCGCCTACGAGTGGGGCCTTGCACTTCCCGTCACGAACCGGGTATTCATCACCAGCAAATGGATGGCAGGCTTCGTCTACAGCAGCATGTTCACCCTTTGCATTCAAGCCGCTTATTTGATCGCGGCATGGCAGCATGCACTACCATGGAAATCCGCCTTAAAGCAGATTCTGATCTATACATCCTTGTACGAGAGCTCCTTCGCCATATGCCTTGCGCTCGGTATGGTTCTAGGCGCCCTGATGCCGATGCGGTTCTCACTGCCCATCGCATTCTGCGGCTGGGTGTTCGGTACGCTGTTCGTCCCGATGTTCCTCGTCGAAGTGTTTAACTGGCATCCGGCCAACATGTTCAGTCTCAACCCGCTGGAGCTAGCAGGAGGAACAGTGAATGAGGCATGGACGTTTCAGCTCCGGGCGGAGGAATTCCGGCTGAAGTTTGCCATTAACGCGGCCTTCACCTTATTCATGCTTACCGCCGCCGCGGCCGTGCTTGCCCGTTCAAGACCGGTGCTGCGCCCCCAAATTCCGAATCTGGTGATGTGGACCGCTCTTCTGACGGCACTGGCTTCCCTCGTTCCCTATGCCGGATTGTGGGGAGTCCGCTACGAGACGATAAACGCGGTCGAGGCGGCAGCGGCGCCTCCCGAGCAGGCACAGCCGCAAGAGCCGTTCATGTTCCGGATCGACCGGCTGGCACTGGAGGTGCACCGTAACGAGGACGATCGTCTCGACCTGAAGGCGACGGTCGACCTGCCTCTGCAGAATGGAGCGCTCATCCCGGCCGCACCGGGAATAAAGAAGGTCAAGGAACATGCAGAGGGTGTTGTATCCTTCCTGCTATACCCGCGATTGACCGTTCAGTCGCTCGCCATCGACGGCAGATCCGTTCCCTTCGAGCAGAAGCGCGATCTTGTCTCTTTCGAACGCGACCTGCTCGGAACGGGCAGCGGTACCCGAACGCTCGTCTTTACCTATACCGGAACATTGCATGAATGGGAACGGGAATATACCAGACAATATTACCGTGCGTTCGTTGACGGGCGCCAAGTCTTCCTCCCCGGCTATAACGGCTGGTTTCCGATTCCGGGCGGCGACAGCTTATTATACAAGAGCTACCGCTACGCGATGAGCCGGACCGACACGCTCCAATATATGCAGGCCGATATCGATGTGAGGATGACCGGCTTTCCCGGAGATTTATTCACGACCATTCCCCCTGCTCCGGATGACGGGCCCGGTTCCAGGCACTGGTCGCAGAAATCCGCAGGCGGCCTGACCATCCTGGGGGGAAGCTTCGAAACGGTCCGCATTGACGGAGAACCCATCAGCATCGTTACTACACCCGGCAACGTGGAGGAAAGCAAGCTGTTTCTGGAAAGAATAAACGAACAGCGGATTTTCTACGAGGATTGGATCGGAGAGCCGCTGAACCGCTTGAAGCAGATCGTATATTTTCCAATGGACGATACGATGCGATGGAGCTACGGCAATAACTTGTTTATCGAAGGCCATACGCTGTTCATTAACGAAATGACGCATAACAATCTGGACAATTACAAGCTTCAGCAGGTGATGACCTATCTGCTGTTCGGCGATACGGTCAGCACGACTATGCCCGTCAATGAATGGGACGACAAGAATCAGAAGATGGCGGATACCTATTCGATCGTACAAGAATTACGGGAGGCCATCGTTCCTTATGTTTGGCTGGCGGAGTCGCTACCGGCAGATGAACGCTTGAACATGCATCATATTTCTCCGCTGCACAAGACGATGCATGAAATGATCAATAATGCGTATGCGGCAGGAAAGCAGGATCTCGTCAGACGGGTGCTGCTCCGCTTCTACGATCAAGGACTATATATTAAAGATCCATACTCGGTACCATTCCAGCCGATTCAATTCAGTGAGCATGACGGCCGGTTTAAGTTCCCGGTCATTACTTGGAAGCAATGGCTCAAGGTATGGAACGAAGAAAAGGGCAGGTGAACATCAACATGACGGATGAGGAGCTTCTTCAAGGAATGGCCGCCGGCGATCAGGCGAGCTTCGAAGCGCTCGTACACCGGTACAACGCCCCGCTATATGGGTTCCTGCAGAGGCAATTAAAGGATCCCGGGCGAGCCGAGGATTTCGTACAGGAGACGTTCCTTCGGCTGATCCGTCAGCTGAAGGAACGCAAGCCGCCTGACAATGTACAGGCTTGGCTGTACCGAGTCGCGCTTAACCTGTGCAGAGATTACTGGAAGAGCGCGCACAACCGCAATGTTCAGACTTCCTTCGCCGAGCCTCCGGAGCAGCGCGATACGACCCCATCGGTCGTCGAGCTGGCCGAACGGCAGGAAACGCGCAAGGAAGTGCAGCAATCGCTCGATTCGCTGCCGGATGTACAGAAGGAGATCATTACGCTTCGCTTCTATCAGGATCTGAAGCTGCAGGATATTGCGGACATTGTCAGCTTGCCGCTCGGTTCGGTCAAAACCCATTTGTATAACGGATTGCGAAAGTTAAAATCACGGCTACACCCCGACACGATCGTCGCGGCGGATGCCAAAGGAGGCGGACGGAAGTGACTGTACCAAAGGATAATGAGCTTCAAATGCTGGAAGATGAGCTGCGTACACCACTGTCCCAGCTGCTGACGGGAACCGTTTCGCCTTACGACACGGCGCGGTTAATCCGGGCGCTTCAGCCCGCCTTCGACGAGCTGAAGCAGGCGAGCGAAGAAGAGCGGTTCGTCAACCGGAATACGGTTAAGGCAGCACGCCCTTCGATTATCCGGTTAGTCCGTTCGCAGCTGTCATCCTATTCGCGAATGTACTGGCTTGCGAGCCTTCTCATCTTCGGCATGCTGCTGCTCCTGCTGCCGACCAGCCAAGGGGTTTCCGCCCGTTCCGTGGGGGATATATTCTCCATTGTGCTTCCGGCACTGCTTCTCGCTTCGCTGGCCTACAGCTTCCGCACTTGGAATAAGGAAATGCGGATGATCGAAACGATAACGCCCTACCCGCCCGCGCTGCTGCTGATCGTCCGGACGATGATTGTCATCAGCCTCAACCTTGTGTTCGGCATGATCGGTTCGATCTACATGAATATGAAGGTCGAATCCTTCCCGATGCTTGCATTCGTGCTCCAGTGGCTCTCGCTGCTGCTGCTGCTGAGCGGAATTACCGCTTACGTCCTAATGTGGAAAGGCTTCAAGCTCGCCTTCACATTCGCCGCGGCATTCTGGATCGGTTGGAACGGGCTCATGCTGCGGATTCTTCCCGCCTTGGAGCTGTCGAACAGCAGATATTTGGCCGAGCTGCAAGGCTCTGCGGTCATCGCGGGCTTGCTGCTTCTGGCTCTCGCATACAAACGAAGCTACGGCACGCGTCTGCTGCCTTAATCACGAGGTGGCGGCCCAAAATAAAGGAGAGAACTAGTCATGCTGGAGCTTCATAAGGTTCAATGGCGCCGAGGCGGTTCCGATTTCCGGCTCTCCGTACCGCGGCTTACGCTGAAGCCGGGGATTACCCTGCTCGTTGGACGTAATGGGGCAGGGAAATCATCGCTGCTGCAGCTGCTGGCGACGGCCCAGTTCCCCCTTGAGGGGGAAATCCGATACGACGGATTAACTGCGGAACGCGATTTGCCTATCATTCGATCCCAGATCGGCTTTGTGCCGACTGGGATCGAGCTTTACGAGCAGATGAAGACAGTCAAGCTGCTTCATTATTTGTCCGAGCTTAAAGGAGGCGCCACAAGCGAGGAGCTTGACCGGCTCATGGAGGACTTCCACCTGACCGCTTACCGCTCGTCCAAGATCAAGACGCTTCCGCAGGGGGTTCGCCAACGAATCGCCCTTGCGCAAGCATGGATCGCCTCGCCTGCTTACATCTTTTTGGATGAACCGCTTAATGCGCTTGATTCCCTCGAAAGACTTCACTTTACCCGGTTCGTTGCTTCGCATTCGCGGGGACGGACGATCATCGTCTCGACGCATGAGCTGAACGAATGGGAAGCATGGGCGGATCACGTGCTCTGGTTCGATGCCGGTACGCCTCAATTTCACGGCACCATGGAGGAATGGATCGAGGGCTTGCCGCTGTCGGTGTGGGAAGGATTAATCGATGCCGATATGTATCGCGAGCTCGACCCCGCCCGCATTCTCCAAATCCGCAACGAATCCAACTTCTTCCGGGTACGGATATTGGGCAGCGGCTCTCCGCCTGCTCCACAGTTCGTGCAGCAGCCGATCACGATGGAGGATGCATACTTCATCCGCTGCCGTTCACTAGCCCAGACGTTCGCGGCCGGCTGACGCTTTCGCTGAAGTTGCAAATCAAGCCGCGCCCTATTACAATCGAAACTGAACTTATCCTAGACCGTTTCCGGTCAGATTTATATAGCTAGCGAAGGAGGGCATTACGTCAGTGGATACTTATATGCTTGCGGAATTAACCATCCGGCAATTCGATGAGTCGACCAAGCTCATTTTCTCGGGTGCTCAGCTGGTTATCGTGACCGATACCGGCTCCCGGTTATGGTATATCGATATCGACGGAATGACTCAAACCTCATTGCTGCGGTCTTTTAACGAAAGCGAGAATATTCGCGTCGAGCTGACGGCCGTTACGGCAGGCGGACGGGCCTTCGAAGGGACCGGATATTTGCATCCGAACGTTCAGCATCATGCAGCCGCGATCCGCGGCGAAGGCGAGCTAGCGGGTTTCAAGTAATCGCATCGCAACAATGAATAAAGGCAGCTCCAGCGGCATAAGCCGACCGGTGCTGCCTTTATGATATAGTAGATTGCTTTTGGCCTATTCTTACCGGCCCTTTGCCGCATCCAGCGTGTACGCAACCAGCTCGGTCAATTCCATATGCTGCAGCTCCTCTAACAGCTGTCTGGACGTATCCGATCCCCGCCTCTGCTCCTGCCTTGCAATGCCATCTGTGAATGCCGCCGAATTCCACCTGCCCTGCTTCGTCACCGCTTCCAGCATCTCCCGAATCTCCCCTTCCGGAAGCTGCTCCAGATTGGCTTCGGCGCGCAGCCAGGAGCTGGCCCGCTGCTGCAGTCTGTCCATAACCGGATGCGCGCCGGCCTGGCGGAACCAATACTTGGCGTTGGAATAGTCGCGTTCCATCCGGTGCATCAGACCGTGCCAGTATCCGCCCGTTGGATCATGCTCGATTAATTGCGCATAGGAATGCGAGATGTCCAGGCTATCGTTCCATAGATGAAGGCCTGCCTTGAGAGCGATTGCTTCCGCAGTATCGGCATTCGGCAAGCGAATTGCTGCGATTTCTTGATCGAGCGCCTCATCCCAAATCCGGTTAGGCGATAACGATTGAAGCGGCTTTCTCGTTCGCAGCCGTTCAACAATTTGCATGATGCGTTCATCCATCCTTCATTCACCTCTTGATCGCTATATAATGCCAGTCTACTCGAACCGCCCTCCATTGTATAGCGAATACACGAAATTAGATATAACATTCAATCCATCGCTCGGATAGGAGAAAACGCCTGCGGCTGCAGACGATATCCCGTATTTCCTATTATGAGGCCGCGGTTTGAAGATCGCAAAAAACCGCCATTCTTAGCAAGGCTAAGACATGGCGGTGAAAGCAAACGCAAGCTCCGGTGAATTTTGACTGCCGGATGAACATGACTGCGCCTTTCACTCTAGACGCATCATTATCTCTTATCGCGAATCGGTCAGATAAGCGCGAAGCACTTGCTCAACATGCGTGAGATGGGAGCGCATGCCTGCATCCGCTCCGGCTGGATCCCGGTCCGCCACCGCTTGGTAGATGGCCGTATGCTCCTCCAGAAGCTGGAGCGACACCTGCTTGTTGCCATACAGCTGAATGCGGCGCGCTTCGCGAATCGCGGCCTCCATCTGCGAGGAGATCGTATCGAGAAGACGGACCATAATTGAATTATGCGTAGCCTTCGCGAGCAAGCGATGAAACTCGATATCGGACGCTTCGCCGAAGGCTTCGTCTCCAAGCCGCTCCTCCATCGACTTCAG carries:
- a CDS encoding RNA polymerase sigma factor codes for the protein MERRKGQVNINMTDEELLQGMAAGDQASFEALVHRYNAPLYGFLQRQLKDPGRAEDFVQETFLRLIRQLKERKPPDNVQAWLYRVALNLCRDYWKSAHNRNVQTSFAEPPEQRDTTPSVVELAERQETRKEVQQSLDSLPDVQKEIITLRFYQDLKLQDIADIVSLPLGSVKTHLYNGLRKLKSRLHPDTIVAADAKGGGRK
- a CDS encoding ATP-binding cassette domain-containing protein — protein: MLELHKVQWRRGGSDFRLSVPRLTLKPGITLLVGRNGAGKSSLLQLLATAQFPLEGEIRYDGLTAERDLPIIRSQIGFVPTGIELYEQMKTVKLLHYLSELKGGATSEELDRLMEDFHLTAYRSSKIKTLPQGVRQRIALAQAWIASPAYIFLDEPLNALDSLERLHFTRFVASHSRGRTIIVSTHELNEWEAWADHVLWFDAGTPQFHGTMEEWIEGLPLSVWEGLIDADMYRELDPARILQIRNESNFFRVRILGSGSPPAPQFVQQPITMEDAYFIRCRSLAQTFAAG
- a CDS encoding ATP-binding cassette domain-containing protein, with amino-acid sequence MLTAYNLGKKYKQEWALEPLSFRLERGMYGLLGPNGAGKSTLMRLLAGLMAPSTGEATVQGVSVRSGLQARSRIGYVPQTFQMYPQLTARELLRHTARLKSGASRAEQEREVERLLHSVNLEDKADRPARTYSSGMVKRLGIAQALVGSPDVIIVDEPTTGLDPEERIRLRNLLAETALRSVILLSTHILGDVETSCKDVIVLTDGKLRYNGALSGLARHAEGRLWQWEASELEWRAMAQERLLAARRTADGVLCRTLADAPPTPYAQLAEPSMEDGYLALITERQAKLAECAH